In the genome of Hymenobacter cellulosivorans, one region contains:
- a CDS encoding Imm43 family immunity protein, giving the protein MTKVLIWYSQPAEQPKGVPARGNVTYTDDFNPKKPMYGADAPWLDYNHQLMPFPPPSKELKFPDHLFVVVKKHKEILFDFFSLDVNHKIISKNLLVFLQEYGLNEGYEIAKASIIDTKGNVISTKEYFVIRIARFDDKLLDFISDTKVESNTLRNHYLYKDIRIINSTKQQAFFSEKITYGESLLLSEYLKEKIIDNFYAATLLSPEEYVTAFDKPW; this is encoded by the coding sequence ATGACCAAAGTACTAATCTGGTACAGCCAGCCTGCTGAACAGCCTAAAGGTGTTCCAGCCAGGGGAAATGTAACCTACACGGACGACTTCAACCCCAAGAAGCCGATGTACGGAGCCGATGCGCCGTGGCTCGACTACAACCACCAGTTAATGCCATTCCCCCCCCCTAGTAAAGAGTTAAAATTCCCTGACCACTTGTTTGTCGTCGTCAAGAAGCATAAAGAGATATTGTTTGATTTCTTCTCCCTAGATGTAAATCACAAAATTATATCAAAAAACTTGTTGGTTTTTTTACAAGAGTATGGTCTTAATGAAGGCTATGAAATTGCAAAGGCATCTATCATTGATACCAAAGGAAATGTCATCAGCACAAAAGAATATTTCGTCATTAGAATTGCCCGATTCGATGATAAGCTTTTAGACTTTATTAGTGACACTAAAGTTGAGTCAAATACTTTACGCAACCATTATTTATATAAGGACATAAGAATAATAAACAGCACAAAGCAGCAGGCCTTTTTTTCAGAAAAGATAACTTATGGCGAATCCCTCCTATTAAGTGAATATTTAAAAGAAAAAATCATCGATAATTTTTATGCAGCTACTCTGCTTTCACCAGAGGAATATGTAACAGCATTTGACAAGCCATGGTAA
- a CDS encoding RHS repeat-associated core domain-containing protein: MKNRASPPWPSSRLKATTASCATTWTPLKLYNEQGTKTWQAQLDSYGAVRAGKGKPQDCPFRYQGQYEDTETGLYYNRFRYFDPETGTYISQDPIGIRGGMSLYAYVDDTNRQVDILGLSSYTLGQNLMKGGHTHSGLVTTANKAVEWQAHHLIPEEIWNDPVNRRFFKDIKLRGRDSASNGIFLPNSQALGDGYGFERFHQGSHTNYSQNVRRQVETIRTQFRAQPVTPATIAQARLDIQQLQTNLHAQLNTRTGGTGCHRLT, from the coding sequence TTGAAGAATAGAGCTTCGCCCCCATGGCCCAGTTCGCGGCTCAAGGCAACTACAGCGTCGTGTGCGACCACCTGGACTCCACTCAAGCTCTACAACGAGCAGGGCACTAAGACGTGGCAGGCCCAGCTCGACAGTTACGGAGCCGTACGAGCAGGGAAAGGTAAACCCCAGGACTGCCCCTTCCGCTACCAAGGCCAGTACGAGGACACCGAAACGGGCCTCTACTACAACCGCTTCCGCTATTTTGACCCAGAAACTGGAACCTACATTAGCCAAGACCCCATCGGAATTAGGGGAGGAATGAGCCTATACGCATATGTAGATGATACCAACAGACAAGTAGATATACTCGGCCTGAGTAGCTATACATTAGGACAGAACCTAATGAAAGGAGGCCATACGCACAGTGGATTGGTCACTACCGCCAATAAGGCAGTTGAATGGCAAGCCCATCATCTTATTCCTGAAGAAATTTGGAATGACCCTGTCAACAGACGTTTTTTCAAGGACATAAAATTGCGAGGAAGGGACAGTGCTTCTAATGGCATCTTCTTGCCAAACTCTCAAGCTCTCGGAGACGGCTATGGATTTGAACGCTTCCATCAAGGAAGCCATACAAATTATAGCCAAAATGTTAGAAGGCAGGTAGAAACTATCCGCACCCAATTTAGAGCTCAACCAGTAACGCCTGCTACTATCGCACAAGCAAGGCTGGATATACAACAGCTACAGACAAACTTACACGCACAACTCAACACAAGAACCGGTGGTACTGGATGCCATAGGCTAACTTAA
- a CDS encoding SMI1/KNR4 family protein, which yields MAIEDEIKRLGGLKPIEDQFYPLNKQEVELLEKEANGVLPPDYNQFLTTYGECIFLNSVSFKPMKQEPEYVHDEKLGIPNGSFSGSSLTMFYGKRTKKSTLTIIDTLKRYRERMPEGFVPFADDGLGNQLCISVGPDNYQKVYWWDHEMEWDEEDYEDETGTPMPVSAKYQNVYLLANNFTDFFEKLNSTPPA from the coding sequence ATGGCCATTGAAGATGAAATCAAACGCCTAGGGGGGTTAAAACCAATTGAGGATCAATTTTATCCTCTAAACAAACAAGAAGTTGAATTACTTGAGAAGGAAGCAAATGGTGTTTTGCCTCCGGACTACAATCAGTTCTTGACTACTTACGGCGAATGTATATTCCTAAACTCTGTCTCTTTTAAGCCAATGAAGCAGGAGCCCGAATACGTACATGATGAAAAATTAGGAATACCTAATGGATCTTTTTCAGGTTCCAGCTTGACAATGTTTTACGGAAAAAGAACAAAAAAAAGCACTCTTACCATTATTGATACCTTAAAAAGATATCGTGAGCGAATGCCCGAAGGTTTTGTTCCTTTCGCTGACGATGGTCTGGGCAACCAGCTATGTATATCTGTAGGTCCTGATAACTATCAAAAGGTTTATTGGTGGGATCATGAAATGGAGTGGGACGAGGAAGATTACGAGGATGAAACTGGCACACCCATGCCCGTCTCAGCCAAATACCAGAACGTGTATCTTTTAGCAAATAATTTTACTGATTTTTTTGAAAAACTTAATAGCACTCCCCCAGCTTAA
- a CDS encoding RHS repeat-associated core domain-containing protein: MTALHAPLPEPGAAGSFVVVRYEYSAAGDMVKTTDALGHAMTFAYEHHLLVRETNRVGLSFYFRYDGTGPEARCLRTWGDGGIYDTKLRYESEEYTVVTNSVGYTKHYTHRNGLVVVMLDSLGAVRQWIYNDDTDLTLERDALGQATSYEYDARGNQTLVTYPDGARVATQYNEQDLPEQLTEPNDAVWQWRYDAKGNLVASMDPAGATTHYTYNAQGQLLDLTDAAGQTTHLRYDRQQNISHIMTASGQISSYQYDQLGRLTHLTDARGNVRRQHYNLLGQLVAVREADGTEQIFTYDGESNMLRAQDARRTLEFRYTGLNRLAARVEAGLQVAFAYNTEGQLTSVQNEQGEQYRFELDAAGQVVTEIGFDGLTRHYQRDAAGRVTEVLRPAGRFTRYNYDAVGRVLAVVHNNEAPITYAYGPDGALLEARTAGSTVVLERDVLGRVLSETQGAHTVSSAYNPRGQRVRLHSSLGADLTLERNATGDVTQARAGAWFSRIERDEQGLELQRTLSGGVQQRWHRDGRGRPTSQHITAGGSTQRRRQYQWQDVDQLTQLEDSLLGPTSYSYDVLGNLTGARYADGTQELRQPDAVGNLFRTLARTDRRYGKGGQLREANGTRYHYDAEGNLIRKQTATGQTWHYAWDGAGQLTQVTRPDGYAVTFTYDALGRRLSKRFRGKVTRWVWNGNKPLHEWQELEVGSGAGSVQDLTTWLFEEESFAPMAKLTAQGSYSILTDHLGTPLELYNEQGTKTWQAQLDSYGAVRQGQGKPQDCPFRYQGQYEDTETGLYYNRFRYFDPEAGQYVSQDPIGLKGGTKLYSYVSNPGSWVDVFGLMPWEPGTPKPKGWRLPKNGVWTGVPGHSDFIPNNHDVLGIPEGSKIPFVKGSPDFAAYSVDIIDVPNMTGVHDTDMPLIHKAVADKYNLANQTAGKEWLSERELTPHHAAGTSVQIVPTKLHGGVRHTGGASDLRNKSC; the protein is encoded by the coding sequence TGACCTTTGCCTACGAGCACCACCTGCTAGTGCGCGAAACCAACCGGGTGGGCCTGAGCTTCTACTTCCGCTACGACGGCACCGGCCCCGAGGCCCGCTGCCTGCGCACCTGGGGCGACGGGGGCATCTACGACACGAAGCTGCGCTACGAAAGCGAGGAGTACACGGTCGTGACCAACTCGGTAGGCTACACCAAACACTACACCCACCGCAACGGGCTGGTCGTGGTTATGCTCGATTCGCTGGGAGCCGTGCGCCAGTGGATCTACAACGACGACACGGACCTGACCCTGGAACGCGACGCGCTGGGGCAAGCTACCAGCTACGAGTACGACGCCCGCGGCAATCAGACGCTGGTCACGTATCCGGATGGCGCTCGGGTTGCTACCCAGTACAACGAGCAGGACCTGCCGGAGCAGTTGACCGAGCCGAACGACGCTGTATGGCAGTGGCGCTATGATGCAAAAGGCAATCTGGTAGCCAGTATGGACCCTGCCGGCGCTACCACCCACTATACCTACAATGCCCAGGGCCAGCTGCTAGACCTGACGGACGCGGCCGGGCAAACTACGCATCTGCGCTACGACAGGCAGCAAAATATTAGCCACATCATGACGGCCAGCGGGCAGATTAGCTCGTACCAGTATGACCAGCTGGGCCGGCTTACGCACCTGACCGACGCCCGCGGCAACGTGCGGCGTCAGCACTACAATCTGCTCGGACAATTAGTAGCCGTGCGCGAGGCCGACGGCACCGAGCAAATCTTTACTTATGATGGGGAAAGCAACATGCTGCGCGCCCAAGATGCCAGGCGGACGCTGGAGTTTCGCTATACGGGCCTGAATCGGCTGGCTGCGCGTGTCGAGGCTGGCTTGCAGGTTGCCTTTGCCTACAACACGGAAGGGCAACTGACGAGTGTGCAGAATGAACAGGGCGAGCAGTACCGCTTTGAGTTGGACGCGGCCGGGCAGGTGGTCACTGAAATCGGCTTCGACGGACTGACCCGCCACTACCAGCGCGATGCAGCGGGCCGCGTAACAGAAGTGCTTCGTCCAGCCGGCCGCTTTACCCGTTACAACTACGATGCGGTGGGTCGGGTACTGGCCGTAGTGCACAATAACGAAGCGCCCATCACGTACGCCTACGGGCCCGATGGGGCCCTGCTCGAAGCCCGCACTGCCGGAAGCACCGTGGTGCTGGAGCGCGACGTGTTGGGCCGGGTCCTCAGTGAAACGCAAGGTGCGCATACGGTCTCGTCGGCCTATAACCCACGGGGCCAACGGGTTCGGTTGCATTCCTCCCTGGGGGCTGACCTAACGCTGGAGCGCAATGCCACAGGCGATGTTACCCAGGCGCGGGCCGGTGCCTGGTTCAGCCGCATCGAGCGGGATGAGCAGGGCCTGGAGCTGCAGCGCACGCTCAGCGGCGGAGTGCAGCAGCGCTGGCACCGCGACGGACGGGGCCGCCCCACCAGCCAGCACATTACGGCAGGCGGCAGCACCCAGCGCCGACGGCAGTATCAGTGGCAGGACGTGGATCAACTCACCCAGCTTGAGGATAGCCTGCTCGGGCCCACGAGCTACAGCTACGATGTGCTAGGCAACCTGACCGGGGCCCGCTACGCCGACGGCACGCAGGAGTTGCGCCAGCCCGACGCGGTGGGCAACCTGTTCCGCACCTTGGCGCGCACGGACCGGCGCTACGGCAAGGGCGGGCAGCTGCGTGAAGCCAATGGTACGCGCTACCACTACGACGCCGAAGGCAACCTGATCCGCAAGCAAACGGCGACGGGGCAGACCTGGCACTACGCCTGGGATGGAGCCGGGCAGTTGACCCAAGTCACGCGCCCTGATGGCTATGCCGTGACCTTCACCTACGATGCCCTAGGTCGGCGCCTGAGCAAGCGCTTCCGTGGCAAAGTCACGCGCTGGGTCTGGAACGGCAACAAGCCCCTGCACGAGTGGCAAGAACTCGAAGTCGGGTCCGGGGCAGGGAGTGTACAGGACCTGACCACGTGGCTGTTTGAAGAAGAGAGCTTTGCCCCTATGGCCAAGCTCACGGCCCAAGGCAGCTACAGCATTCTGACCGACCACTTAGGCACGCCCCTGGAACTCTACAACGAGCAGGGCACCAAGACCTGGCAGGCCCAGCTCGACAGCTACGGAGCCGTGCGCCAGGGCCAGGGAAAGCCGCAGGACTGTCCCTTCCGCTACCAGGGCCAGTATGAAGACACCGAAACCGGCCTCTACTACAACCGCTTCCGCTATTTTGACCCCGAAGCAGGACAATATGTTAGTCAAGACCCAATTGGCCTAAAAGGGGGAACAAAACTTTATTCCTACGTTTCCAATCCGGGTTCCTGGGTAGATGTATTTGGGCTGATGCCTTGGGAGCCGGGTACCCCCAAACCCAAAGGCTGGCGCTTACCAAAGAATGGCGTTTGGACTGGAGTACCAGGGCACTCAGATTTCATCCCCAATAATCATGATGTTCTTGGGATACCAGAAGGTAGCAAGATTCCCTTTGTAAAAGGCTCCCCTGATTTTGCTGCGTACTCCGTTGATATCATAGACGTGCCAAATATGACAGGGGTACACGACACAGACATGCCCTTGATACATAAAGCTGTAGCGGATAAATACAATCTTGCAAATCAAACTGCAGGCAAAGAATGGCTTTCCGAACGAGAGTTAACTCCACACCATGCCGCAGGCACTTCAGTTCAGATCGTGCCGACAAAACTGCATGGTGGAGTTCGCCATACGGGTGGCGCCAGCGACCTTAGAAATAAAAGCTGTTAA